ATTGAGCTGCTGGCTACCGATACCATCGTCGATATCGTCAAGGAGCGGATTGATCTGGCTATCCGTCAGGCTAACCTGCCCGACTCCAGCCTCAAGCTGCGCACCATCGCACCCAATCGACGGGTGGTGTGTGCGGCACCTTCCTATCTGCAGCAGCACGGCACACCGGCCACGCCCGACGAACTACGGGCGCATCGCTGTATTGCCATTGGCAATCCACCGCTGAGCTTATGGAACTTTATCGACCCCAGAGATGGCGCCGAGCTGCAGGTAGAAGTACCGGTCTGTTTTCGCACTAATGATGGTGAGATTGCCCACAACGCGGCGCTGGCCGGTACCGGGCTGGTATGGAAGTCGTGGCTGGATGTCGCCGAGGATTTACAGCAGGGCGCGCTAATTGAAGTATTACCCGAGTGGCACTCCCCCTGGGTGCCGGTGCAGGTGGTCTATCCCAGCAACCGCCAGCAACCGGCCAAGGTGCGTGCCTTTATCGACTTTCTGATCGATGAGCTGGCCAGCCTCGATCAGCCCCGAAAGCCATAACAGCCGCGCGCAATTACAGCGCGCTGGCCTGCTCCAGCCGCGCCATCTGCTCAGTGCTCAGTTCCAGTGCCACCGCCCGTACCAGACTGGCAAGCTGCCCGGTGCTGGTCGCACTGGCAATCGGCGCGGTCACCCCTTCACTGGCCATCACCCAGGCCAGCGCTACTTCGGCCTGACTG
This Pokkaliibacter sp. MBI-7 DNA region includes the following protein-coding sequences:
- a CDS encoding LysR family transcriptional regulator codes for the protein MPAIERISDLDMFLHIVSGGSLSAAARELNLSLAVISTRLARLEEALGVRLLNRSTRRLSLTEEGAEFYQRAQKLMSDLQDTEEALGQHSQEPRGKLRITCTSGFGRRHIAPRLPKFHTLYPQIVIELLATDTIVDIVKERIDLAIRQANLPDSSLKLRTIAPNRRVVCAAPSYLQQHGTPATPDELRAHRCIAIGNPPLSLWNFIDPRDGAELQVEVPVCFRTNDGEIAHNAALAGTGLVWKSWLDVAEDLQQGALIEVLPEWHSPWVPVQVVYPSNRQQPAKVRAFIDFLIDELASLDQPRKP